A single Acidobacteriota bacterium DNA region contains:
- a CDS encoding sugar phosphate isomerase/epimerase — protein sequence MGRIGITFNYWGNEWMEDIEEYERRMARAAAIGFDLMSFSQDVLFLYTAEQKKRFVASAAEHGIRVNYMAGLGPEQDINSDSEEDRRRGIAHLRALAETASEMQRMAGGGGADVGGAITGVMRQGLDGRDKERCWAHAVSAMREAMKTAEDLGVTFHIEVLNRFEHFLINTCDEALRFLDDVGSPNLKMMLDTYHMNIEEDSLGEAIVRAGDQLGTFHIGENNRRPPGRGHIPWDEVVSALHQIGYDSDTVMEPIVHMGGGVGNLLAVWRDMTGDRDLDEAAREGLEFYRAKLAAAANGGGA from the coding sequence ATGGGAAGAATCGGCATCACCTTCAACTACTGGGGCAACGAGTGGATGGAGGACATCGAGGAGTACGAGCGCCGGATGGCCCGGGCCGCGGCGATCGGCTTCGACCTGATGTCCTTCTCCCAGGACGTGCTCTTCCTGTACACCGCGGAGCAGAAGAAGCGCTTTGTCGCCTCGGCGGCCGAGCACGGGATCAGGGTCAACTACATGGCGGGGCTCGGCCCCGAGCAGGACATCAACTCCGATTCGGAGGAGGACCGGCGGCGCGGCATCGCGCACCTTCGCGCCCTCGCCGAGACGGCGAGCGAGATGCAGCGGATGGCGGGGGGCGGCGGCGCCGATGTCGGCGGCGCGATCACCGGCGTCATGCGCCAGGGCCTCGACGGCCGCGACAAGGAGCGTTGCTGGGCGCACGCCGTCTCCGCCATGCGCGAGGCGATGAAGACCGCCGAGGACCTCGGCGTGACCTTCCACATCGAGGTGCTGAACCGCTTCGAGCACTTCCTGATCAACACCTGCGACGAAGCGCTGCGCTTCCTCGACGACGTGGGCAGCCCGAACCTGAAGATGATGCTCGACACGTACCACATGAACATCGAGGAGGACTCGCTAGGCGAGGCGATCGTCCGCGCCGGCGACCAGCTCGGCACCTTCCACATCGGCGAGAACAACCGAAGGCCGCCCGGCCGGGGACACATCCCCTGGGACGAGGTCGTCTCGGCGCTCCACCAGATCGGCTACGACAGTGACACCGTGATGGAGCCGATCGTCCACATGGGCGGCGGCGTCGGCAACCTGCTGGCGGTGTGGCGCGACATGACCGGCGACCGCGACCTCGACGAGGCGGCGCGCGAGGGGCTCGAGTTCTACCGAGCCAAGCTCGCGGCGGCCGCGAACGGGGGCGGCGCATGA
- a CDS encoding type II toxin-antitoxin system HicB family antitoxin, with protein sequence MSAARTKTKYQVAVQESDEGFCVWVPGLPGCVSQGETEEEALANIAEAVREYLDVAAENAAGMVIREIEVAV encoded by the coding sequence GTGTCAGCCGCGAGAACAAAGACGAAGTACCAGGTGGCGGTCCAGGAGTCCGACGAAGGCTTCTGCGTTTGGGTGCCTGGCTTGCCTGGGTGCGTATCGCAGGGTGAGACGGAAGAGGAAGCTCTGGCCAACATCGCCGAGGCGGTTCGTGAGTACCTGGACGTGGCCGCCGAGAATGCGGCCGGCATGGTGATCCGGGAAATCGAAGTCGCCGTCTAG
- a CDS encoding VWA domain-containing protein, with product MKRPAALGIAFLLCATSVAAQPASETFGETIDVRVVNVDVWVTDRDGNPVTGLTADDFEVREDGRPVELSNFYEFTDGLDETAREQQAVALRDRRPRQSDLDRFVPAEPPPPEHRLSLMVYVDNNNLTPTDRNRLLPFLRNFLSVQLSPYDRAMLAVYDQGRYEVALPFTTEAWRVAEATHEVTSAVGSRDRIESQRLDILRELNGDYAQLRYSSTVELIRDFAAMIRSEVDASIVNLENAIRTMAGLPGRKAILYISNGLPMRPAEDLFRAVEERFNDTRGRWRGTPRWPIPDAQPNDDARSIDAANASLEAYQYDLSRRFDELASLANANGVTFHSVAAAGARITGMNTADLRFSTSIEFTRANNLEEPLLRLADRTGGRAIVNTRNFAGGFDRIASDLQNRYSLGYSATHIERGGTHRIEVELTDEAKRRYRRRLTLRHRDSYVDKSISSEMADLTLAALAMEEAANPMGVRIAPVPGAGSQAELENGDIQSRMLVTIPIGPLTLAPVADGHEASVRLWVQVMDEEARLSEVTEHPVPVLVRAGEIEGARELSWPFAVEVVTAPGPHRVAVGVRDDLAATTSVVTLDLNAGDASVAPDAVTEAPPPPDTAEQWLAEAAAHYQRSELEAMANAARRALELTNRGPGARSGDDIRLQTQAWNALGVALFDKPGRTEQDVVEAEDAFRRVIAVMDDEASVAPRYSLARLLVDSGRPEAGVVEARGILAMSPEGPIPDRARILVCHSRAAAGEAGAVADSDRRPGEMIYRVAHEYTDEAIEAGVEGIVGLGVSIDGEGCVVDVEVLESLPHGLTENAVAAMRRAVFRPVVEDGEPVGATYRTAVRFSLDANP from the coding sequence ATGAAACGTCCTGCGGCCCTCGGCATCGCCTTCCTGCTGTGCGCGACCAGCGTCGCCGCGCAGCCCGCATCCGAGACCTTCGGCGAGACGATCGACGTCCGCGTCGTCAACGTCGACGTCTGGGTCACCGACCGCGACGGCAATCCGGTGACGGGCCTGACGGCCGACGACTTCGAAGTGCGGGAGGACGGCCGGCCGGTGGAGCTGTCGAACTTCTACGAGTTCACGGACGGCCTGGATGAGACCGCGCGGGAGCAGCAGGCAGTCGCTCTCCGGGACCGCCGGCCCCGGCAGAGCGACCTGGACCGGTTCGTCCCGGCCGAGCCGCCGCCGCCGGAGCACCGGCTGAGCCTGATGGTCTACGTCGACAACAACAACCTGACGCCCACGGACCGCAACCGCCTGCTGCCCTTCCTGCGCAACTTCCTGAGCGTTCAGCTCAGCCCGTACGACCGCGCGATGCTCGCCGTTTACGACCAGGGCAGATACGAGGTCGCGCTCCCCTTCACCACCGAGGCCTGGCGCGTCGCGGAGGCGACCCACGAAGTCACGAGCGCCGTCGGCAGCCGCGACCGCATCGAATCGCAGCGCCTGGACATCCTGCGCGAGCTCAACGGCGACTACGCCCAGCTGCGCTACAGCTCGACCGTGGAGCTGATCCGCGACTTCGCCGCGATGATCAGAAGCGAGGTCGACGCCTCGATCGTGAACCTCGAGAACGCGATCCGGACGATGGCGGGCCTGCCGGGGCGCAAGGCCATTCTGTACATCAGCAACGGGCTGCCCATGCGGCCGGCGGAGGATCTGTTCCGGGCGGTCGAGGAGCGGTTCAACGATACGCGCGGCCGGTGGCGCGGCACCCCCCGGTGGCCCATTCCCGACGCACAACCCAACGACGACGCAAGAAGCATCGACGCCGCCAACGCCTCCCTCGAGGCCTACCAGTACGACCTGTCGCGGCGATTCGACGAGCTCGCCTCCCTCGCCAACGCCAACGGCGTCACCTTCCACAGCGTCGCCGCCGCGGGAGCGCGCATTACCGGCATGAACACCGCGGACCTCCGCTTCTCCACCAGCATCGAGTTCACGCGCGCCAACAACCTCGAGGAGCCGCTGCTCCGCCTGGCCGACCGTACCGGCGGCCGGGCGATCGTCAACACCCGCAACTTCGCGGGCGGCTTCGACCGCATCGCGAGCGACCTCCAGAACCGCTACTCGCTCGGTTACTCGGCGACCCACATCGAGAGGGGCGGCACCCACCGGATCGAGGTCGAGCTGACCGACGAGGCGAAGCGGCGCTATCGCCGCCGCCTGACGCTTCGCCACCGCGACAGCTATGTCGACAAGTCGATCTCAAGCGAGATGGCGGACCTGACGCTGGCGGCCCTTGCGATGGAGGAGGCCGCCAACCCGATGGGAGTCCGGATCGCGCCGGTCCCCGGTGCGGGCAGCCAGGCCGAGCTGGAGAACGGCGACATCCAGTCGAGGATGCTGGTCACGATCCCTATCGGCCCGTTGACACTGGCTCCGGTTGCCGACGGCCACGAGGCCAGCGTCCGCCTGTGGGTTCAGGTGATGGACGAGGAGGCGCGCCTTTCCGAAGTGACAGAGCACCCCGTGCCGGTCCTGGTGCGGGCGGGAGAGATCGAGGGCGCACGAGAACTCTCGTGGCCGTTCGCGGTCGAAGTGGTCACCGCGCCCGGGCCGCATCGCGTCGCCGTCGGCGTGCGCGACGACCTCGCGGCCACGACCTCCGTCGTCACGCTCGACCTGAACGCCGGCGACGCCTCGGTGGCGCCCGACGCGGTCACCGAAGCGCCGCCTCCGCCGGACACCGCCGAACAGTGGCTCGCCGAGGCGGCGGCCCACTACCAACGCTCCGAGCTCGAAGCGATGGCCAACGCCGCGCGCCGGGCACTGGAGCTGACCAATCGCGGCCCCGGCGCGAGGTCCGGAGACGACATCCGCCTGCAGACGCAGGCCTGGAACGCGCTCGGCGTGGCCCTCTTCGACAAGCCCGGCCGCACCGAGCAGGACGTGGTGGAGGCCGAGGACGCCTTCCGCCGGGTGATCGCGGTCATGGACGACGAGGCGTCCGTGGCGCCGCGCTACAGCCTCGCGCGGCTGCTGGTGGACTCGGGCCGCCCGGAAGCAGGCGTCGTCGAGGCGAGAGGCATCCTGGCCATGTCGCCGGAAGGGCCGATCCCGGACCGGGCGCGGATCCTCGTCTGTCACTCGCGGGCTGCGGCCGGGGAGGCCGGCGCCGTCGCCGACTCAGACCGCAGGCCGGGCGAGATGATCTACCGGGTCGCCCACGAGTACACCGACGAGGCGATAGAAGCCGGCGTCGAGGGCATCGTCGGCCTCGGCGTCAGCATCGACGGGGAAGGTTGCGTCGTCGATGTCGAGGTGCTGGAGAGCTTGCCGCATGGACTGACCGAGAACGCCGTCGCGGCGATGCGGCGGGCCGTCTTTCGGCCGGTCGTGGAGGACGGCGAGCCGGTGGGGGCTACGTACCGGACGGCGGTGCGGTTCTCGCTGGACGCTAATCCCTGA
- a CDS encoding TetR/AcrR family transcriptional regulator: MKSPEAKSEAATRPAGRREANVAARRQRILESARTLLKESGPEGLSMRKLAKDAGLSVTTLYNLLGSREAILQALIRDSDQRLEAAAPDAGAARTPLRRASRAMEGVLRYMIDNGDLLRPLIVAHFGSGYVATLGKADQGEHFRSAKEAIRAAIGEAQASGQLRKTVGQEFLEAQLYAGWGLALDQWAFGLIDDETLRLRSLSGFYVGLLAIAEPEVRPGFENELRRLERQLAAVDSRRGSK; encoded by the coding sequence ATGAAGAGTCCCGAAGCCAAGAGTGAGGCAGCCACCAGGCCGGCAGGCAGGCGCGAAGCGAACGTCGCCGCGCGCAGGCAGCGGATTCTCGAGTCCGCTCGCACGCTGCTCAAGGAGTCCGGTCCCGAAGGCCTCTCGATGCGCAAGCTGGCCAAGGACGCCGGTCTGAGCGTCACCACGCTCTACAACCTGCTGGGCTCCCGCGAGGCGATCCTGCAAGCCCTGATCAGGGACTCCGACCAGCGGCTCGAGGCGGCGGCCCCCGACGCCGGCGCCGCCCGCACGCCCCTGCGCCGGGCCTCCAGGGCCATGGAGGGTGTCCTGCGATACATGATCGACAACGGCGACCTGCTGCGGCCGCTCATCGTGGCCCACTTCGGGAGCGGCTACGTGGCCACACTGGGAAAGGCGGACCAGGGCGAGCACTTCCGGTCCGCCAAGGAGGCGATTCGCGCGGCGATCGGCGAAGCCCAGGCCAGCGGACAACTGCGGAAGACCGTCGGGCAGGAGTTCCTCGAGGCGCAGCTCTACGCGGGCTGGGGACTGGCGCTCGACCAGTGGGCGTTCGGTCTCATCGACGACGAAACGCTCCGGCTCAGGAGTCTCTCCGGCTTCTACGTCGGCCTCCTCGCCATCGCCGAGCCCGAGGTTCGCCCTGGCTTCGAGAACGAGCTTCGCCGTCTCGAACGGCAGCTCGCCGCGGTTGATTCGCGCCGCGGCTCCAAGTAG
- a CDS encoding type II toxin-antitoxin system HicA family toxin has product MPRIPGVNHLRAVRALEKAGFRVARQGKHVVLTDDRRIVTVPRNNPVNAFTMGRIVRDAGLTEDEFRKLL; this is encoded by the coding sequence ATGCCCAGGATTCCAGGGGTCAATCACCTTCGGGCGGTTCGCGCGCTGGAGAAGGCCGGCTTCCGGGTTGCGCGACAAGGGAAGCACGTCGTCCTAACGGACGACCGCCGGATCGTAACGGTGCCTCGGAACAACCCCGTCAATGCGTTCACCATGGGGCGGATCGTCCGGGACGCCGGCCTGACGGAAGATGAGTTCCGGAAGCTGCTGTAG
- a CDS encoding YfcE family phosphodiesterase has translation MKILVIADVHGNAEALSAVLEQEPDADATLFLGDTVLSGPQPNETMALLADLDGVLIEGNHDVEMFEPERFDAWPPPWRAYTRWILGTLDAPGWRLLRGLQPEGEYEIGGQRFFLHHGVLPDEPRQALPDTADDRLAALAGGTDCPMVLFGHSHIQFRRTIGGQEFINPGSVGQPRCGRRVACYGVIEDGVFRHRQVEYDPGPWLEALDGIRVLDGFPEFREWLKRALLTGYGIGEREPWTRFAREGYV, from the coding sequence GTGAAGATCCTGGTCATCGCCGACGTGCACGGGAACGCCGAGGCGCTCTCGGCCGTGCTCGAGCAGGAGCCAGACGCCGACGCGACGCTCTTCCTCGGCGACACGGTGCTCTCGGGCCCGCAACCGAACGAGACGATGGCGCTGCTCGCGGACCTCGACGGGGTGTTGATCGAGGGCAACCACGATGTCGAGATGTTCGAGCCGGAGCGGTTCGATGCCTGGCCCCCGCCCTGGCGCGCCTACACGCGCTGGATCCTCGGCACGCTGGATGCGCCGGGCTGGAGGCTGCTCCGCGGCCTTCAGCCGGAGGGCGAGTACGAGATCGGCGGTCAGCGGTTCTTCCTGCACCACGGCGTGCTGCCCGACGAGCCTCGCCAGGCGCTGCCGGACACGGCCGACGATCGGCTGGCCGCGTTGGCCGGGGGTACGGACTGCCCGATGGTGCTGTTCGGCCACTCCCACATTCAGTTCCGGCGCACGATCGGCGGGCAGGAGTTCATCAACCCCGGCAGTGTCGGCCAGCCGCGCTGCGGCCGGCGCGTCGCCTGCTACGGGGTGATCGAGGACGGCGTGTTCCGCCACCGCCAGGTGGAGTACGACCCGGGCCCGTGGCTTGAGGCGCTTGATGGCATCAGGGTGCTCGACGGGTTCCCGGAGTTCCGGGAGTGGCTGAAGAGGGCGTTGCTTACTGGCTACGGCATCGGCGAGCGGGAGCCGTGGACGCGGTTTGCCCGGGAGGGGTACGTGTAG
- a CDS encoding PfkB family carbohydrate kinase, translating to MVDVVLRVDRMPAWEDPRGLLDFTLADGGPAGTACFVASTFGLRTGFVDTVGDDDLGEHRRRSLEKAGVDTSRLVPREGPEDHVVVVYVDAASGERVFSFRRGFLSRPVDASELDRAYIESARILHLDGSHGKAALAAARWMKEAGGTVVLDAAATSHKVLEPARALVAETDVLICGSGFAPMLTGEDDVWRAGRAALDLGPRVVVQTEGARGSYTLSRNAEFHTPAFDVDVVDTTGAGDTFHGAYLVGLARGWDLERCASFSSAVAALHCTVLGNRKGIPSMAEVEALMAAQPAGNATAAATAP from the coding sequence ATCGTGGATGTCGTGCTGCGGGTGGACCGCATGCCGGCGTGGGAGGATCCGCGGGGTCTTCTCGACTTCACGCTCGCCGACGGCGGCCCCGCCGGCACGGCCTGCTTCGTCGCCTCGACGTTCGGGCTCCGCACCGGCTTCGTCGACACCGTGGGCGACGACGATCTCGGCGAGCACCGGCGCCGGTCGCTGGAGAAAGCGGGCGTCGACACCAGCCGGCTGGTACCGCGGGAGGGGCCGGAGGATCACGTGGTCGTTGTCTACGTCGACGCCGCGAGCGGAGAACGGGTGTTCTCGTTCCGGCGCGGCTTCCTTTCCCGGCCCGTCGACGCTTCCGAACTCGACCGTGCTTACATCGAGTCGGCGCGGATTCTCCACCTGGACGGCAGTCACGGCAAAGCCGCACTCGCCGCGGCGCGCTGGATGAAGGAGGCGGGCGGCACGGTCGTGCTCGACGCGGCCGCCACCAGCCACAAGGTTCTCGAGCCGGCCCGGGCGCTCGTGGCCGAGACGGACGTCCTGATCTGCGGCTCCGGCTTCGCGCCGATGCTCACCGGCGAGGACGACGTGTGGCGGGCGGGCCGCGCCGCGCTCGATCTCGGGCCGCGAGTGGTCGTGCAGACGGAGGGAGCACGGGGAAGCTACACGCTGTCCCGCAACGCGGAGTTCCACACACCCGCGTTCGATGTCGACGTCGTCGACACGACAGGCGCCGGCGACACGTTTCACGGCGCCTACCTGGTGGGCCTCGCCAGGGGCTGGGATCTCGAGCGCTGTGCGTCGTTCTCGTCGGCGGTGGCGGCCCTGCACTGCACGGTGCTGGGCAACCGCAAGGGGATCCCGTCGATGGCCGAAGTGGAGGCGCTGATGGCCGCTCAGCCGGCCGGCAACGCAACGGCCGCGGCGACGGCGCCGTAA
- a CDS encoding fructose-bisphosphate aldolase class I: MTAESTLAATASRMVAPGKGIFAADVPLKGLVRGWWGESTHASTEDTAADFQEMICRTPGLGEHLSSIIVFPDVLDRQAGDGTPLVELIAERGVLLGITPTTGWQFLAGSEHEYVPRGLDGLAKRLEAWRERGVAFVKWRVAARVRPGLPTERALVSNARSVAEVAALAHQFDLVPIVEPEVEMKGEHPIERQFEVTERFLHRTFEALYEHGVLPEEIVLKTNMVVSGSDCPEQAGADTVARETLRCLRRVVPPALPGIGFLSGGQSDLDATAHLDAMNRLDPQPWSLSFSFGRAIGRAPVEAWDGRTDESSGQAALRHRARMNGLATLGEWSVELENGNDD; encoded by the coding sequence ATGACCGCAGAATCGACCCTGGCCGCGACCGCGAGCCGCATGGTCGCCCCCGGCAAGGGCATCTTCGCCGCCGACGTGCCGCTCAAGGGCCTGGTCCGCGGCTGGTGGGGCGAGTCGACCCACGCCAGCACCGAGGACACGGCGGCCGACTTCCAGGAGATGATCTGCCGCACACCCGGACTCGGCGAGCACCTGTCGAGCATCATCGTCTTCCCCGACGTGCTCGACCGCCAGGCGGGCGACGGCACTCCGCTGGTCGAACTCATCGCCGAGCGCGGCGTGCTGCTCGGCATCACGCCGACAACCGGGTGGCAGTTCCTCGCTGGCTCCGAGCACGAGTACGTGCCCCGCGGTCTCGACGGACTGGCCAAGCGGCTCGAAGCCTGGCGCGAGCGCGGCGTCGCCTTCGTCAAGTGGCGCGTGGCGGCGCGCGTACGCCCGGGCCTTCCCACCGAGCGGGCGCTCGTCTCGAATGCCCGTAGCGTCGCCGAGGTCGCGGCGCTCGCGCACCAGTTCGACCTCGTCCCGATCGTCGAGCCCGAGGTCGAGATGAAGGGCGAGCACCCGATCGAGCGCCAGTTCGAGGTCACCGAGCGCTTCCTGCACCGCACGTTCGAGGCGCTGTACGAGCACGGGGTCCTGCCCGAGGAGATCGTGCTGAAGACGAACATGGTCGTCTCGGGCAGCGACTGTCCCGAGCAGGCCGGCGCCGACACAGTGGCGCGGGAGACGCTGCGCTGCCTGCGGCGGGTCGTGCCGCCCGCCCTGCCCGGGATCGGCTTCCTGTCCGGCGGCCAGTCGGACCTGGACGCGACGGCCCACCTCGACGCGATGAACCGGCTCGACCCGCAGCCCTGGTCGCTCAGCTTTTCGTTCGGCCGCGCGATAGGCCGCGCCCCGGTCGAGGCCTGGGACGGCAGGACCGACGAGTCGAGCGGGCAGGCGGCGCTCCGCCACCGCGCCCGCATGAACGGACTGGCCACTCTGGGTGAGTGGTCGGTCGAACTGGAGAACGGCAACGATGATTGA